One part of the Prosthecobacter vanneervenii genome encodes these proteins:
- the recO gene encoding DNA repair protein RecO has product MEKTEAILIGRTRYAESSLIVHWCSPDVGLFKTIAKGALRPKSPFSGVLDLFVSADLRFVRSKSSDLHTLAEARWTHPRLGLRESYGRVLAATYLVKLVSLVAESGSPIPEIHDLLVKALDYLAAKDPVPALITRFEQRLAEILGIIPGGDSGMASAAIEDSFHRKLPVQRRQLADWMMKH; this is encoded by the coding sequence ATGGAAAAAACCGAGGCCATCCTCATCGGGCGCACACGCTATGCGGAGAGCAGTCTCATCGTGCACTGGTGCTCGCCGGATGTCGGTCTTTTCAAGACCATCGCCAAAGGCGCCCTGCGTCCCAAATCACCCTTCTCAGGCGTGCTCGACCTCTTTGTCTCCGCCGACCTTCGCTTCGTCCGCAGCAAATCCAGCGACCTCCACACTCTCGCCGAGGCCCGCTGGACCCATCCTCGCCTCGGCCTCCGCGAGAGCTACGGCCGCGTCCTCGCCGCCACCTACCTCGTCAAATTAGTGAGCCTCGTCGCCGAAAGCGGTTCCCCCATTCCCGAGATCCACGACCTCCTCGTCAAAGCCCTCGACTACCTCGCCGCCAAAGACCCCGTCCCCGCCCTCATCACCCGTTTCGAGCAGCGCCTCGCCGAAATCCTCGGCATCATTCCCGGGGGCGACTCCGGCATGGCCTCAGCCGCCATCGAAGACAGCTTCCACCGCAAGCTGCCCGTGCAGAGGCGGCAGCTCGCGGATTGGATGATGAAGCATTGA